Proteins encoded in a region of the Podarcis muralis chromosome 2, rPodMur119.hap1.1, whole genome shotgun sequence genome:
- the LOC144326656 gene encoding uncharacterized protein LOC144326656 gives MGITKKPYKFMECEKREEKQFESMECGKSFTDSGTLGKHQWTHTGEKPFKCMECGKSFGWSSNLRIHKHTHTGEKPYKCKECGKSFSQIGHLRNHQRTHTGERPYKCMECGKSFTDSGTFRKHQQTHTGEKPFKCMECVKSFSQSRHLRIHQRIHTGEKPFKCLECGKNFSTNRGLNIHHKTHTGEKPFKCMLCEKSFTVSRTLRNHHRIHTGEKPYKCMDCGKRFSHSETLRKHQRTHTGEKPFKCMECGKCFIDGTALSIHHQTHTGEKPFECMDCGKSFTTSHSLRIHQRTHTGEKPFNCMDCGKNFPDRGTLRIHQRTHTGEKPFECKECGKCFTSNRAVRRHQWTHSGEKPLKCMECGKSFIERRDLRTHHRTHTGEKPFKCTECGKSFNRSGTLRKHQRTHTGEKPFKCMECGQSFIDGTALSIHHQTHTGEKPFKCKECGKGFTNVGNVRRHQRTHTGETI, from the coding sequence atgggaataacaaagaaaccatataaattcatggaatgtgaaaagagagaggagaaacaatttgaaagtatggagtgtgggaagagtttcactgacagtggaacacttggaaaacatcaatggactcacacaggagagaaaccatttaaatgcatggagtgtggaaaaagctttggtTGGAGTTCAAACCTTCGTATACATAAacacactcacacaggggagaaaccatataaatgtaaggagtgtggaaagagcttcagtcagattggACACCTTAGAAACCATCAACGAACCCACACAGGAGAAagaccatataaatgtatggagtgtggaaagagcttcaccgatAGTggaacatttagaaaacatcaacagacacacacgggcgagaaaccattcaaatgcatggaatgtgtaaagagcttcagtcaaagtagaCACCTTAGAatccatcaacggattcacacaggggagaaaccatttaaatgtttggagtgtggaaagaattTCAGTACAAATAGAGGACTGAATATTCATCATaaaactcacactggggaaaaaccatttaaatgtatgctgtgtgagAAGAGCTTCACTGTTAGTAGAACACTTAGAAACCATCatcgaattcacacaggggaaaaaccatataaatgtatggattgtggaaagagattcagtcacagtgaaacactgagaaaacatcaacggactcacacaggggagaaaccatttaaatgcatggaatgtggaaagtgctttatTGATGGTACAGCACTTAGTATCCAtcatcaaactcacacaggggagaaaccatttgaatgtatggattgtggaaaaagcttcactaCTAGCCATAGCCTTAGAatccatcaacggactcacacaggggagaaaccatttaattgcatggatTGCGGTAAGAACTTCCCTGATCgtggaacacttagaatccaccaacggactcacacaggggaaaaaccatttgaatgtaaggagtgtggaaagtgcttcacttCTAATAGAGCAGTAAgaagacatcaatggactcactcaggggaaaaaccattaaaatgcatggaatgtggaaagagttttattgAGAGAAGAGACCTGAGAACCCATCatcgaactcacactggggagaaaccatttaaatgcaccgagtgcggaaagagcttcaatcgcagtggaacacttagaaaacatcaacggactcacacaggggagaaaccatttaaatgcatggaatgtggacaGAGCTTTATTGATGGTACAGCACTTAGTATCCAtcatcaaactcacacaggggagaaaccatttaaatgtaaggagtgtggaaagggcttcaccaatgttggaaatgttagaagacatcaacggactcacacgggagaaaccatttaa